A genomic segment from Alistipes senegalensis JC50 encodes:
- a CDS encoding serine O-acetyltransferase: protein MNPASSDMRFGRIAEALAAPDAHIPAAASAGIDPAELKRALLLFRSAVFAGYFDSEPLGGLLGDLYSILARQSARACAIFRRGEHPDAGRFGERVAGQLLELLPELRRRLGTDVKAVFDGDPAAASYEEVILCYPALVAMTHYRFAHALLQLGVPILPRLISEAAHSATGIDIHPGAEIGEYFSIDHGTGVVIGETCVIGDHVRLYQGVTLGAKSFKFDAAGNILREPRHPILEDRVVVYSNSSILGRVRIGHDSVIGGNVWQTTDLPPCSRVVQGRASISTFEDGGGI, encoded by the coding sequence ATGAACCCCGCATCCTCCGATATGCGCTTCGGGCGGATCGCCGAAGCCCTCGCAGCGCCGGATGCCCACATCCCTGCGGCCGCTTCGGCGGGTATCGACCCCGCGGAACTGAAACGTGCCCTGCTGCTTTTCCGCTCGGCGGTCTTCGCCGGGTATTTCGACTCGGAACCGCTCGGCGGGCTCCTCGGCGACCTCTACTCCATTCTCGCCCGCCAGAGCGCCCGGGCCTGCGCCATCTTCCGCCGCGGGGAGCATCCGGACGCCGGGCGGTTCGGCGAGCGGGTCGCCGGACAGCTGCTGGAGCTGCTGCCCGAACTGCGCCGCCGGCTCGGAACCGACGTGAAGGCCGTCTTCGACGGCGACCCTGCGGCCGCGAGCTACGAAGAGGTGATCCTTTGCTATCCGGCCCTCGTAGCCATGACCCACTACCGCTTCGCGCACGCCCTGCTGCAACTCGGCGTGCCGATCCTCCCGCGACTGATCTCCGAGGCGGCCCACTCGGCCACGGGCATCGACATACACCCCGGTGCCGAGATCGGCGAATATTTCAGCATCGACCACGGTACGGGTGTCGTGATCGGCGAAACGTGCGTCATCGGCGACCACGTGCGGCTCTATCAGGGCGTGACGCTCGGCGCCAAGAGCTTCAAGTTCGACGCCGCGGGCAACATCCTCCGCGAACCGCGCCACCCGATTCTCGAAGACCGCGTGGTGGTTTATTCCAACTCCTCGATTCTGGGCCGCGTGCGGATCGGCCACGATTCGGTCATCGGCGGCAACGTCTGGCAGACGACCGATCTGCCGCCCTGTTCGCGGGTCGTTCAGGGGCGTGCGAGCATCTCGACTTTCGAGGACGGGGGCGGTATCTGA
- a CDS encoding PKD-like family lipoprotein, translating into MKRYLFLIPAVVAALLTGCYSDDTNTDYKTLDLPVIDNPENDLALFVPNRAYKIKLADRLQITPNVVYKNMNDLSYRWVIDGREVATTKDLDWECDMEANRVYCYFEIHRNSAGNSTIFPFSIELDQPYVTGYNLLVEKDGALRYDFISYTVAALYTFDYYENGAGIQIPFTGDNPRLQEYWSCEKSSVIGKEMFLDDDPENCASFSGETLLHEMTLKQEFLNEEFPENFRVKDFMHGGFISYVMADDGRVFQRKGSRIYYTGHFLDLPVRYDGKQINGVKFITARYAEGYGLIYDQTENGGRFLVANLDYSTSEADSGERAGNITEFPDDSGMSGITDYEFIDGWFIKDANVMAYPPQSGVMMLFRKKSDGKYYTREVKISYTPRTSAVEMSEVYEEVYRELPEFGPDSKTCVIRIDGGSYYKSGYMFYTAASNPRKVLVKERTATGAPTEFHTFDQDVVAIVEGTMKSNNCYMLFALADGTVMMYTTSNRNVGSGVNFLTFEEERVIEEYRIDGKIRWAGFKYGNISNF; encoded by the coding sequence ATGAAACGATATCTATTTCTGATTCCGGCCGTCGTGGCGGCGCTGCTGACCGGATGTTACAGCGACGACACGAACACCGACTACAAGACGCTCGACCTGCCGGTGATCGACAACCCGGAAAACGACCTGGCGCTGTTCGTCCCCAACCGGGCCTACAAGATCAAACTCGCCGACCGCTTGCAGATCACGCCCAACGTCGTCTACAAGAACATGAACGACCTCTCGTACCGCTGGGTCATCGACGGCAGGGAGGTAGCCACGACGAAGGACCTCGACTGGGAGTGCGACATGGAAGCCAACCGGGTCTACTGCTATTTCGAAATTCACCGCAACTCCGCGGGAAACTCCACGATCTTCCCTTTCAGCATCGAACTCGATCAGCCTTACGTGACGGGTTACAACCTGTTGGTCGAAAAGGACGGGGCGCTGCGCTACGACTTTATCAGCTATACCGTGGCGGCGCTTTACACGTTCGACTACTACGAGAACGGCGCCGGCATCCAGATTCCTTTCACGGGCGACAACCCCCGCTTGCAGGAGTACTGGTCGTGCGAAAAGTCATCCGTCATCGGCAAAGAGATGTTCCTCGACGACGATCCGGAGAACTGCGCCTCGTTCAGCGGCGAAACCCTGCTGCACGAAATGACGCTGAAGCAAGAGTTCCTCAATGAGGAGTTTCCGGAGAACTTCCGGGTGAAGGACTTCATGCACGGCGGCTTCATCAGCTACGTGATGGCCGACGACGGGCGTGTCTTCCAGCGCAAGGGCTCGCGCATCTACTATACGGGACATTTCCTCGACCTGCCGGTGCGTTACGACGGCAAGCAGATCAACGGGGTGAAATTCATCACGGCGCGCTACGCCGAAGGCTACGGTCTGATCTACGACCAGACTGAAAACGGCGGCCGTTTCCTGGTGGCCAATCTCGATTACAGCACCTCCGAGGCGGATTCCGGCGAAAGGGCGGGAAATATCACGGAGTTCCCCGACGACAGCGGCATGAGCGGCATCACCGACTACGAGTTCATCGACGGCTGGTTCATCAAGGACGCCAACGTCATGGCCTATCCCCCGCAGTCGGGCGTCATGATGCTGTTCCGCAAGAAGTCCGACGGCAAATATTACACGCGCGAGGTGAAGATCTCCTACACGCCGAGAACCTCGGCCGTAGAGATGTCGGAGGTCTACGAAGAGGTTTACCGCGAACTCCCCGAGTTCGGTCCCGACAGCAAGACGTGCGTCATCCGCATCGACGGAGGCAGCTACTACAAGTCGGGTTACATGTTCTACACCGCGGCGTCGAATCCGCGCAAAGTGCTGGTCAAGGAGCGCACGGCGACGGGAGCTCCCACGGAGTTCCACACGTTCGATCAGGATGTCGTGGCCATTGTCGAAGGTACGATGAAAAGCAATAATTGCTATATGCTCTTCGCATTGGCCGACGGCACGGTGATGATGTACACCACTTCGAACCGGAACGTGGGTTCGGGCGTGAACTTCCTCACCTTCGAGGAGGAGCGCGTCATCGAAGAATACCGGATCGACGGCAAAATCCGCTGGGCCGGATTCAAATACGGCAACATCTCGAACTTCTGA
- the gltB gene encoding glutamate synthase large subunit, whose product MNREQTMPDGGLYRPECEHDACGVGLVVNINGNKYHSVVEQGLCVLEHMAHRGAEGSDNKTGDGAGILVQIPHEFILLNGIPVPEKGRYGVGMVFLPRDGADQQLFMQLVTEVVEEQGLRLTASRNVPVDSSILGADAAATEPVIRQLFIVGCDDRQRLEELLYIVRKRIEFRLAGSAIRDKQSCYIVSLSTRTIVYKGMLSSRQLRHYFTDLQSPYFSSAIALVHSRFSTNTFPTWSLAQPFRLIGHNGEINTIRGNRLWMGTREAVLHPEFAGDAEGGLGPIIQPGMSDSASFDNALEFFLRGGMSLPHALAMLVPESFNEKNPLSKKLKSFYEYHSIFMAPWDGPAAVIFSDGRYAGGMLDRNGLRPARYLITRDGLMVIASETGVLDIPAADIESKGRLEPGKIVMVDTEQGQILFDDEIKSRLANEHPYDEWLHDNRILLKNITSGRSVTHEVENYPQLLRAFGYDREEIDRIIRPMAAAAAGPLVSMGDDTPIAVLSRKPQRFFNFFRQQFAQVTNPPMDSIREELVMSLTSYIGAVRKNILKPSPELCKVVMMSSPIISDRDLDILRHLEYKGFRTITLPMLFPVGGDGAALEKALGELCRAAEKAVDDGYNYMILSDRGVDAAHAAIPSLLAMSAVHHYLISRRKRSQIAVIVESGEVCETMHVALLMGYGASGVNPYMAFAILKALTASGELQLDFEAAERHYIKAVDKGMLKIMSKMGISTIRSYRGAALFEPLGVGEKLLGRYMGGGISSIGGIGPDDVARQASAMHALGFAPGAADEPLENVGRYAYRRDGEFHGWNPATVLSLQAAAQTGDPEKFAEFTRHAEHADTPAFLRDAIEIVSPRAPIPLERVEPAEAIMRRFVVEAMSFGAISREVHETLAAAMNRIGGQSNTGEGGEDPARNTPLPDGTSLRSAVKQVASGRFGVDAEYLVNADEIQIKVAQGAKPGEGGQLPGFKVDEMIARTRHSIPGITLISPPPHHDIYSIEDLAQLIFDLKNVNPEALVSVKLVAESGVGTIAAGVAKAKADKILISGCDGGTGASPADSMKYAGVPVEIGLAEIQQTLVLNRLRGRVRLQADGQLKCARDVLVSALLGAEEYGFGTAALVALGCRMLRKCHTNTCPMGVATQDPQLRERFTGTADRLINYFRLLAEDIRRRIAELGYERLDDLIGRSDLLRQRTAPPESPVARLDLRRLLHRPAGDADIRCRLPQEHALAEVPDQLLLPLADRILRDGKSVSQTFPIANTDRSVGAMLSGYVTRKCGRGGLPAEALSVTFRGSAGQSFGAFLAPGISFRLEGDANDYLGKGLSGGRIVVVPPAGSRFAAEGNVIAGNTLLYGATGGEAYIDGRVGERFCVRNSGATAVVEGVGDHGCEYMTGGRVAVLGQTGRNFAAGMSGGIAYVWNPRGDFDYYCNMEMVELTLLDNADDREELHRLIAAHVRHTDSLIGRRMLEEWERYAPQFIKVTPVEYRHYLESRKER is encoded by the coding sequence ATGAACAGAGAACAAACTATGCCGGACGGAGGATTGTACCGCCCGGAATGCGAGCATGACGCCTGCGGCGTCGGACTCGTCGTCAACATCAACGGAAACAAATACCATTCGGTCGTCGAACAGGGGCTGTGCGTCCTCGAGCATATGGCGCACCGCGGAGCCGAAGGCTCGGACAACAAGACCGGCGACGGCGCGGGTATTCTGGTGCAGATTCCCCATGAATTCATTCTGCTGAACGGCATTCCCGTGCCCGAGAAGGGGCGTTACGGCGTCGGCATGGTCTTCCTGCCGCGCGACGGCGCCGACCAGCAGCTTTTCATGCAGCTGGTGACGGAGGTCGTCGAGGAGCAGGGGCTTCGTCTGACGGCGTCGCGCAACGTTCCCGTTGACAGTTCGATCCTCGGCGCCGACGCCGCGGCGACGGAGCCCGTCATCCGGCAGCTCTTCATCGTGGGGTGCGACGACCGCCAACGGCTCGAAGAGCTGCTCTACATCGTCCGCAAGCGGATCGAATTCCGGCTGGCCGGCTCCGCCATCCGCGACAAGCAGAGCTGCTACATCGTCAGTCTCTCGACCCGGACGATCGTCTACAAGGGGATGCTCTCCTCCCGCCAGCTGCGCCACTACTTCACCGATCTGCAAAGCCCCTACTTTTCGAGCGCCATCGCTCTGGTGCATTCGCGTTTTTCGACCAATACTTTCCCGACGTGGAGCCTCGCGCAGCCCTTCCGGCTGATCGGGCACAACGGCGAGATCAACACCATCCGCGGCAACCGGCTCTGGATGGGGACGCGCGAGGCGGTGCTCCACCCCGAGTTCGCCGGCGATGCGGAGGGCGGCCTCGGGCCGATCATCCAGCCGGGGATGAGCGACAGCGCGTCGTTCGACAATGCGCTCGAATTTTTCCTGCGCGGCGGCATGTCGCTGCCGCATGCGCTGGCGATGCTCGTTCCGGAGAGCTTCAACGAGAAGAACCCGCTCTCGAAGAAGCTGAAGAGCTTTTACGAATACCACTCCATCTTCATGGCTCCCTGGGACGGTCCTGCGGCCGTCATCTTCTCCGACGGCCGTTATGCGGGCGGCATGCTCGACCGCAACGGCCTGCGCCCGGCCCGTTATCTCATCACGCGCGACGGGCTGATGGTCATCGCCTCCGAGACGGGCGTGCTGGACATTCCGGCCGCCGACATCGAGTCGAAAGGGCGTCTGGAGCCGGGCAAGATCGTCATGGTCGATACCGAGCAGGGGCAGATTCTGTTCGACGACGAGATAAAGAGCCGGCTGGCCAACGAACACCCCTACGACGAGTGGCTGCACGACAACCGCATCCTTCTGAAAAACATCACCAGCGGACGCAGCGTGACGCACGAGGTGGAGAATTACCCCCAGCTGCTGCGCGCCTTCGGCTACGACCGGGAGGAGATCGACCGCATCATCCGGCCGATGGCTGCGGCTGCGGCCGGACCGCTGGTTTCGATGGGCGACGACACGCCGATCGCCGTGCTGTCGCGGAAACCCCAGCGATTCTTCAATTTCTTCCGCCAGCAGTTCGCCCAGGTCACCAACCCGCCTATGGACTCCATCCGCGAGGAGCTGGTTATGTCGCTGACGAGCTACATCGGCGCCGTGCGCAAGAACATTCTGAAACCCTCTCCGGAGTTGTGCAAAGTGGTGATGATGTCCTCGCCGATCATTTCGGACCGCGATTTGGACATCCTGCGCCATCTGGAATACAAGGGATTCCGCACGATCACGCTGCCGATGCTCTTCCCGGTCGGCGGCGACGGCGCGGCGCTCGAAAAGGCGCTCGGCGAACTGTGCCGGGCTGCGGAAAAGGCGGTGGACGACGGATACAACTACATGATCCTCAGCGACCGCGGCGTCGATGCCGCGCATGCCGCCATCCCCTCGCTGCTGGCCATGTCGGCTGTGCACCACTACCTGATATCCCGCCGCAAACGTTCGCAGATCGCCGTGATCGTCGAGAGCGGCGAGGTGTGCGAAACGATGCACGTCGCCCTGCTGATGGGCTACGGCGCCAGCGGGGTCAATCCCTACATGGCGTTCGCCATTCTCAAGGCGCTGACCGCCTCCGGGGAGTTGCAGCTCGACTTCGAGGCTGCGGAGCGTCATTACATCAAGGCCGTGGACAAGGGGATGCTGAAAATCATGTCCAAGATGGGCATCTCGACCATCCGCAGCTACCGGGGCGCCGCGCTGTTCGAACCGCTCGGCGTCGGCGAGAAGCTGCTCGGACGCTATATGGGCGGCGGCATCTCGTCGATCGGCGGCATCGGTCCGGACGACGTGGCCCGGCAGGCTTCGGCCATGCACGCGCTGGGATTCGCCCCGGGAGCCGCCGACGAACCGCTCGAAAACGTGGGGCGCTATGCCTACCGCCGCGACGGCGAGTTCCACGGCTGGAATCCCGCCACGGTGCTCTCGCTCCAGGCCGCGGCGCAGACGGGCGATCCGGAGAAGTTCGCCGAATTCACCCGCCACGCCGAGCACGCCGATACGCCTGCGTTTCTGCGGGATGCGATCGAGATCGTCAGCCCCCGGGCTCCGATACCGCTGGAGCGGGTCGAACCCGCCGAGGCGATCATGCGGCGTTTCGTCGTCGAGGCGATGTCGTTCGGCGCCATCAGCCGCGAGGTCCACGAGACGCTCGCGGCCGCGATGAACCGCATCGGCGGTCAGAGCAACACCGGCGAAGGGGGCGAGGACCCCGCCCGCAACACTCCGCTTCCCGACGGCACGTCGCTGCGCAGTGCGGTGAAGCAGGTCGCATCGGGGCGTTTCGGCGTCGATGCGGAGTATCTGGTCAATGCCGACGAGATTCAGATCAAGGTCGCCCAGGGCGCGAAGCCGGGCGAGGGAGGTCAGCTGCCGGGCTTCAAGGTCGATGAGATGATCGCCCGCACCCGCCACTCGATTCCCGGCATCACGCTCATCTCGCCGCCGCCTCACCACGACATCTATTCGATCGAGGACCTGGCCCAGCTGATCTTCGACCTGAAGAATGTCAATCCCGAAGCGCTCGTCAGCGTGAAGCTGGTGGCCGAGAGCGGCGTGGGAACCATCGCCGCGGGCGTTGCCAAGGCGAAGGCCGACAAGATTCTGATCAGCGGCTGCGACGGCGGTACGGGTGCCAGCCCCGCGGATTCGATGAAATACGCGGGCGTTCCGGTCGAGATCGGACTTGCGGAGATTCAGCAGACGCTCGTCCTCAACCGGCTTCGCGGCCGGGTGCGTCTGCAAGCCGACGGGCAGCTGAAATGCGCCCGCGACGTGCTGGTCAGCGCCCTGTTGGGGGCCGAGGAGTACGGATTCGGCACGGCGGCGCTCGTGGCGCTGGGATGCCGGATGCTGCGCAAGTGCCATACCAACACCTGTCCGATGGGCGTGGCGACGCAGGACCCGCAGCTGCGCGAACGCTTCACCGGGACTGCCGACCGGCTGATCAACTACTTCCGGCTGCTGGCCGAGGACATCCGCCGCCGCATCGCGGAGCTGGGTTACGAGCGTCTCGACGATCTGATCGGGCGCAGCGACCTGCTGCGCCAGCGCACCGCACCGCCGGAGAGCCCCGTCGCACGGCTCGATCTGCGGCGTTTGCTCCACCGGCCCGCCGGCGATGCCGACATCCGCTGCCGCCTGCCGCAGGAACACGCGCTGGCCGAGGTTCCGGACCAGCTGCTGCTGCCGCTGGCCGACCGGATTCTCCGGGACGGGAAGAGCGTTTCGCAGACCTTCCCGATCGCCAATACGGACCGCAGCGTCGGCGCCATGCTCAGCGGATACGTCACGCGGAAGTGCGGACGCGGGGGCCTTCCGGCCGAAGCGCTTTCGGTCACGTTCCGCGGAAGCGCCGGGCAGAGTTTCGGGGCCTTCCTCGCGCCGGGAATCTCGTTCCGCCTCGAAGGCGACGCCAACGACTATCTCGGCAAGGGCCTCTCCGGCGGCCGGATCGTCGTCGTTCCGCCCGCCGGGTCGCGCTTCGCGGCCGAAGGGAACGTCATTGCCGGAAACACCCTGCTCTACGGGGCGACGGGCGGCGAAGCCTACATCGACGGACGGGTCGGCGAACGCTTCTGCGTGCGCAACAGCGGCGCCACGGCCGTCGTCGAGGGCGTGGGCGACCACGGCTGCGAATACATGACCGGAGGCCGTGTGGCCGTGCTCGGACAGACCGGGCGCAACTTCGCGGCCGGCATGAGCGGCGGCATCGCCTACGTCTGGAACCCGCGCGGAGATTTCGACTATTACTGCAACATGGAGATGGTCGAACTGACCCTGCTGGACAACGCCGACGACCGGGAGGAACTCCATCGGCTGATCGCGGCGCACGTCCGTCACACCGACAGCCTCATAGGACGCAGGATGCTCGAAGAGTGGGAACGCTATGCGCCCCAGTTCATCAAGGTGACTCCGGTCGAATACCGCCACTACCTCGAGAGCCGAAAGGAGCGCTGA
- a CDS encoding DUF4843 domain-containing protein — translation MKHMKADTMKKTTAILAAAAALAMTACNKSEILAPTDQRYIYMSYPESGNPVFNFSFISTTKETVQIAVPIKFAGRPLTEDLSYALKVYPGDEQTTLKANEEYELPELVFHKESFLDTIFVTVHKTSRMENGTYNLKFSLESNENFFATQTGFLEAELRVTAQIAQPSWWNQSVVDFYLGTYSDKKFGLFSQNIFTGDYGELSDSEKRFYALKFKYWLAENPQTEEDGTQMKVAIQG, via the coding sequence ATGAAACACATGAAAGCAGACACGATGAAAAAGACGACAGCCATACTTGCAGCGGCAGCGGCATTGGCCATGACCGCCTGCAACAAGTCGGAGATTCTCGCTCCGACCGACCAGCGATACATCTACATGTCGTATCCGGAGAGCGGGAATCCGGTTTTCAATTTCTCGTTCATCTCCACGACCAAGGAGACCGTGCAGATCGCCGTGCCGATCAAATTCGCCGGACGGCCGCTGACCGAGGACCTCTCCTACGCCCTGAAGGTCTACCCCGGAGACGAGCAGACGACGCTGAAAGCCAACGAAGAATACGAACTCCCGGAGCTGGTTTTCCACAAGGAGAGCTTCCTCGACACGATCTTCGTCACGGTCCACAAGACCTCCCGGATGGAGAACGGCACCTACAACCTCAAATTCAGCCTCGAAAGCAACGAGAACTTCTTCGCTACGCAGACCGGATTTCTGGAGGCCGAACTCCGCGTCACGGCGCAGATCGCGCAGCCTTCGTGGTGGAACCAGTCGGTCGTGGATTTCTATCTGGGAACATACAGCGACAAAAAGTTCGGACTGTTCTCGCAGAATATCTTCACGGGCGACTACGGCGAACTGAGCGACAGCGAAAAACGGTTCTATGCGCTCAAATTCAAGTACTGGCTCGCAGAGAATCCCCAGACGGAGGAGGACGGCACACAGATGAAAGTGGCGATCCAGGGTTAA
- a CDS encoding P-II family nitrogen regulator — protein MKKIEAVIRRTRFEETKEALLENGVEWFSYVDVRGSGHARNRRVYRGVMYETDIIERMMLILIVRDELCDKAIDTIIRTARTGEIGDGRVWVSDIDHYYSIRTGRCDEQINHKRSPEEMAAGTPEKK, from the coding sequence ATGAAGAAAATCGAAGCTGTCATCCGTCGAACGAGGTTCGAGGAGACGAAGGAAGCCTTGCTGGAAAACGGCGTGGAGTGGTTCTCCTACGTCGATGTGCGGGGCTCGGGCCACGCCCGCAACCGCCGCGTCTACCGCGGCGTGATGTACGAAACGGACATCATCGAGCGCATGATGCTGATCCTGATCGTCCGCGACGAACTGTGCGACAAGGCCATCGACACGATCATCCGCACGGCGCGCACGGGCGAGATCGGCGACGGGCGCGTCTGGGTGTCGGACATCGACCACTATTACAGCATCCGCACGGGACGCTGCGACGAACAGATCAACCACAAGCGCTCGCCCGAAGAGATGGCGGCCGGGACTCCGGAGAAAAAGTAA
- the cysK gene encoding cysteine synthase A translates to MKKIVNSVLELVGDTPMVELERLGRDAGAVARVVAKVELFNPAGSVKDRVALAMVERAEADGTLRPGATIIEPTSGNTGVGLALVSALKGYRLILTMPETMSVERRRLVAAYGAQVVLTPGAEGMKGAIARAQVLREEIPGSVILQQFENPANPARHYRTTAEEIWRDTEGGIDLFVAGVGTGGTVSGTGRRLKELNPAVRIAAVEPAASPVLSGGAPGAHKIQGIGAGFVPGNYDPSVVDLVVPVADDEAIATARLLASREGLLVGISSGAAAYAALQLAKREEYRGKTIVVLLPDTGERYLSTLLYAFDEYKTDIRL, encoded by the coding sequence ATGAAGAAAATTGTGAATTCCGTTCTGGAACTTGTCGGCGATACGCCGATGGTCGAATTGGAGCGTCTGGGCCGGGATGCGGGCGCTGTGGCGAGGGTCGTGGCGAAAGTCGAACTGTTCAATCCCGCGGGAAGCGTGAAGGACCGCGTCGCCCTGGCGATGGTCGAGCGGGCCGAAGCCGACGGCACACTCCGTCCCGGAGCCACGATCATCGAACCCACGAGCGGAAATACGGGCGTCGGGCTGGCGCTGGTCAGCGCCCTGAAGGGCTACCGGCTGATTCTGACCATGCCCGAGACGATGAGCGTCGAGCGCCGGCGGCTCGTGGCGGCCTACGGCGCGCAAGTGGTCCTCACCCCCGGCGCCGAGGGGATGAAGGGGGCCATCGCCCGGGCGCAGGTGCTCCGTGAGGAGATTCCCGGCTCGGTCATCCTCCAGCAGTTCGAGAACCCCGCCAACCCCGCGCGGCACTACCGCACCACCGCCGAGGAGATCTGGCGCGACACCGAGGGCGGAATCGACCTTTTCGTGGCCGGGGTCGGCACGGGCGGAACCGTCAGCGGCACAGGCCGCCGGCTCAAAGAGCTGAATCCCGCGGTACGGATTGCGGCCGTGGAGCCGGCCGCCTCTCCCGTGCTGTCGGGCGGAGCCCCGGGGGCCCATAAGATACAGGGTATCGGCGCCGGCTTCGTTCCCGGGAACTACGATCCCTCGGTTGTGGATCTCGTCGTGCCGGTCGCCGACGACGAAGCCATCGCTACGGCGCGGCTGCTGGCCTCGCGCGAGGGGCTGTTGGTCGGCATCTCGTCCGGAGCCGCCGCATACGCGGCCCTGCAACTGGCCAAACGGGAGGAGTACCGCGGCAAAACGATCGTCGTGCTGCTGCCGGACACGGGCGAACGCTATCTTTCGACCTTGCTGTACGCTTTCGACGAATACAAAACCGATATCCGCCTATGA
- a CDS encoding RagB/SusD family nutrient uptake outer membrane protein, with product MKTRKIYLASLLLAATMATACEEWLKIEPEYEITDTDLYKNTAGYYKVVNGLYRQMSDFALYGKELSWGMTDVWARYYAIDPASDYKSYPQMYDLEYEAKEAASLASAAWGAGYKIIAQANDLIAHTEKTDDGFFTNEEIDRNTILGEAYAIRAMMHFDLMRLFGASMEVDADGRYIPYVETYPSTVNPPIPNREFMEKTIGDLVKARDLLKTFDVEVNPSYATSTAYRFFGSSNPAQGKFYNNRGTRLNYYAVTVLLARACLWAQKTDDALTYAQEIIDLVTAKTLQFSTSGSILSVPKMFDDLLFGFYQEKLTETFEPYVNNTNSRRLTIDDKTFFTTPTNDKRSGFIKTSTNFLTKYTVNVSDEKDKIVPNIRISEAYYIAAECLYKTDMKTAAADLMVVRKARGYSSPVLSGTMTEDAFWEALTYEYRKEFIGEGQLIFFYKRTNRPITFSEGKFDHKGKLTLPVPDSESAI from the coding sequence ATGAAAACAAGAAAGATATATCTCGCTTCGCTTCTCCTCGCCGCAACGATGGCCACGGCCTGCGAGGAGTGGCTGAAAATAGAGCCCGAATACGAAATCACCGATACGGACCTCTACAAGAACACCGCCGGCTACTACAAAGTCGTCAACGGCCTCTACCGCCAGATGTCGGATTTCGCGCTCTACGGCAAGGAACTCTCGTGGGGCATGACCGACGTGTGGGCGCGCTACTACGCCATCGACCCCGCCAGCGACTACAAGTCCTATCCCCAGATGTACGATCTGGAATACGAGGCCAAGGAGGCCGCGTCGCTCGCCTCCGCGGCCTGGGGCGCCGGTTACAAGATCATCGCCCAGGCCAACGACCTGATCGCGCACACCGAGAAGACCGACGACGGATTCTTCACCAACGAAGAGATCGACCGCAATACGATCCTCGGCGAAGCCTACGCCATCCGCGCCATGATGCACTTCGACCTGATGCGCCTGTTCGGAGCGTCGATGGAGGTCGATGCCGACGGACGCTACATCCCCTATGTCGAGACCTATCCTTCGACGGTCAACCCGCCGATCCCAAACCGGGAATTCATGGAAAAGACGATCGGCGACCTGGTGAAGGCCCGCGACCTGCTCAAAACGTTCGACGTTGAGGTCAACCCCTCCTACGCCACGTCCACGGCCTACCGCTTCTTCGGTTCGAGCAATCCCGCGCAGGGCAAATTCTACAACAACCGCGGCACCCGGCTGAACTACTACGCCGTGACGGTGCTGCTGGCCCGCGCCTGCCTCTGGGCCCAGAAGACCGACGATGCGCTGACCTATGCGCAGGAGATCATCGACCTGGTGACCGCCAAGACCTTGCAGTTCTCCACCTCGGGATCGATCCTGAGCGTCCCCAAGATGTTCGACGACCTGCTCTTCGGATTCTATCAGGAGAAACTGACGGAAACGTTCGAGCCCTACGTCAACAATACCAACTCGCGCCGGCTGACCATCGACGACAAGACTTTCTTCACCACGCCGACGAACGACAAGCGTTCGGGTTTCATCAAGACCTCGACCAATTTCCTCACGAAATACACCGTCAACGTCTCCGATGAAAAGGACAAGATCGTCCCGAACATCCGTATCAGCGAGGCTTACTACATCGCCGCCGAATGCCTTTACAAGACCGACATGAAGACGGCCGCCGCCGACTTGATGGTCGTGCGCAAGGCCCGCGGCTACTCGTCGCCCGTGCTTTCGGGCACGATGACCGAAGATGCGTTCTGGGAGGCCCTGACCTACGAATACCGCAAGGAGTTCATCGGCGAGGGGCAGCTCATCTTCTTCTACAAGCGCACCAACCGTCCGATCACCTTCTCCGAAGGCAAATTCGACCACAAGGGCAAACTCACCCTGCCGGTTCCCGACAGCGAAAGTGCGATCTAA